A stretch of Castanea sativa cultivar Marrone di Chiusa Pesio chromosome 2, ASM4071231v1 DNA encodes these proteins:
- the LOC142623622 gene encoding tubulin-folding cofactor C: MENVEEVLATSNETLDPNLHKKHISMIERLSNRHQTRLDNSLARQSESDSSSTTSTTTSTASFLSRFSDSKRSIDSQLAQSRLTDPAQLRSHLDSISASISDLEKLVAESSYFLPSYEVRSSLKTISDLKQTLENLNSELIPKKKFSFKNKASKQDRDRSVSDSKQTAPENADSFSVPLEKLSFQVRDSPGLRNKNGETLVKNFKGSEVGEFTVSDLDSCEVRLIGSVRALFVHRLKNCRVYAGPVTGSILIEGAEDCVFVMASHQIRIHNAKGTDFYLRVRSRPIIEDSTGVRFAPYCLSYEGIEEDLRGASLDEETGNWGNVDDFKWLRAVQSPNWAVLPENERVGMVKISNSGDGIEGN; encoded by the coding sequence ATGGAAAACGTAGAAGAAGTACTCGCAACCTCAAACGAAACCCTAGACCCAAACCTCCACAAGAAGCACATCTCAATGATCGAGCGCCTCTCTAACCGCCACCAAACTCGCCTCGACAACTCACTCGCTCGCCAATCCGAGTCCGACTCgtcctccaccacctccaccaccacctccaccgcCTCTTTTCTCTCTCGCTTCTCCGACTCCAAGCGCTCCATCGACTCCCAACTCGCCCAGTCCCGACTCACCGATCCCGCTCAACTCAGATCTCACCTCGACAGCATCTCCGCCTCCATTTCCGACCTCGAAAAGCTCGTCGCCGAGTCCTCCTACTTCTTGCCCTCCTACGAAGTCCGCTCCTCTCTCAAAACCATCTCCGATCTCAAACAAACCCTTGAGAATCTCAACTCCGAGCTCATTCCCAAGAAGAAATTCTCTTTCAAGAACAAAGCCTCCAAGCAAGACCGAGACCGATCAGTCTCCGATTCAAAACAAACCGCGCCGGAAAATGCCGATTCGTTTTCAGTTCCGCTCGAGAAATTGAGTTTCCAGGTGAGAGATTCGCCCGGTTTGAGAAACAAAAACGGCGAGACTTTGGTGAAGAATTTCAAAGGCTCTGAGGTTGGAGAATTCACGGTTTCCGATCTCGATTCTTGCGAAGTGAGACTGATTGGTTCAGTGAGAGCATTGTTTGTTCATAGGCTGAAGAATTGTAGGGTTTATGCTGGGCCTGTAACAGGCTCCATTCTGATCGAGGGAGCTGAGGATTGTGTGTTTGTAATGGCGTCGCATCAAATTCGGATCCACAATGCGAAGGGAACCGATTTTTATTTGAGAGTGAGGAGTAGGCCGATAATTGAGGATAGTACTGGGGTGAGGTTTGCGCCGTATTGTTTGAGCTATGAAGGGATTGAGGAGGACTTGAGGGGCGCGAGCCTCGACGAGGAGACGGGGAATTGGGGCAATGTAGATGATTTCAAGTGGTTGCGTGCAGTGCAATCACCGAATTGGGCGGTTTTGCCTGAGAATGAGAGGGTTGGGATGGTAAAAATTTCGAATTCGGGTGATGGAATTGAAGGAAATTAG